A portion of the Sabethes cyaneus chromosome 3, idSabCyanKW18_F2, whole genome shotgun sequence genome contains these proteins:
- the LOC128739539 gene encoding uncharacterized protein LOC128739539, translating into MPTKQKANTSSARDEDLSSESVEVLRERLNQMKRLIAERQNQNSSGSASDLWSPPIRSSCSGIIDGNFLSMAFGGALIVILSVSVYAFYNLYHAVLKKFPSQHTEL; encoded by the exons ATGCcaacaaagcaaaaagcaaatacCAGCAGTGCTAGGGATG AAGATTTGTCGTCCGAATCAGTTGAGGTGCTACGGGAACGGTTGAATCAGATGAAGCGATTGATTGCcgaaagacaaaatcaaaatagtAGTGGCAGCGCATCCGATCTTTGGTCTCCACCCATTCGATCCAGCTGCAGTGGCATCATCGATGGGAACTTTCTGTCGATGGCCTTTGGTGGGGCGCTGATAGTCATTCTGTCGGTGTCGGTGTATGCGTTCTACAATCTGTACCATGCCGTTTTGAAGAAGTTTCCCTCCCAACACACCGAGCTGTGA
- the LOC128744211 gene encoding SWI/SNF-related matrix-associated actin-dependent regulator of chromatin subfamily B member 1: MSLKTYGDKPVSFQIEENGEYFCIGSEVGNYLRLFRGLLYKKYPGMLRRTLSPDERKKLLDSGISNQFLASSVSLLRASEVQDILEGNDEKYKAVSVTTSEPPAPRESKSSKKQPPWVPTMPNSSHLDAVPQATPINRNRVHNKKIRTFPMCFDDTDPTLNIENASQTEILVPVRLDMEIEGQKLRDTFTWNRNESMITPEQFAEVLCDDLDLNPTPFVPAIAAAIRQQIEAYPSEPVVLEEGSDQRVLVKLNIHVGNTSLVDQVEWDMAEKENNPEDFAVKLCAELGLGGEFVTAISYSIRGQLSWHQRTYAYSEAPLATVEVPFRAPSDADQWAPFLETLTDAEMEKKIRDQDRNTRRMRRLANTYT, encoded by the exons ATGTCTCTTAAAACATACGGCGATAAGCCGGTGAGTTTCCAAATCGAAGAAAATGGAGAATATTTCTGTATCGGTTCGGAG GTGGGAAACTATCTTCGACTGTTTCGTGGTTTACTATACAAAAAGTACCCGGGTATGCTAAGACGTACATTGAGTCCGGATGAACGAAAAAAGTTGCTTGATTCTGGAATTAGTAATCAATTCCTGGCCAGTTCGGTTTCGCTACTACGAGCTAGTGAAGTTCAGGATATTCTCGAAGGTAACGATGAAAAATACAAAGCCGTGTCGGTCACCACGTCCGAGCCACCAGCTCCACGGGAAAGTAAGTCCAGCAAAAAGCAACCCCCATGGGTTCCAACTATGCCAAATTCCAGCCATCTGGACGCGGTTCCGCAGGCAACTCCCATTAATCGAAACCGGGTGCACAATAAGAAGATTAGAACTTTTCCGATGTGTTTTGACGACACGGATCCAACGTTGAACATTGAAAATGCTTCGCAGACAGAAATCCTGGTTCCGGTTAGGTTGGATATGGAAATCGAAGGTCAAAAGTTGCGTGATACTTTTACTTGGAACAGAAACGAATCAATGATTACTCCGGAACAGTTTGCAGAGGTGTTGTGTGACGATTTGGACTTGAATCCGACACCATTTGTACCGGCTATAGCCGCTGCAATTCGTCAACAGATCGAAGCTTATCCCAGCGAACCTGTGGTTTTGGAAGAAGGCTCCGACCAACGGGTTCTGGTTAAGCTTAATATTCACGTGGGAAACACATCGCTGGTTGATCAAGTCGAGTGGGATATGGCCGAGAAAGAAAACAACCCGGAAGATTTTGCAGTAAAGCTGTGCGCTGAGTTAGGGTTGGGTGGAGAGTTTGTAACCGCCATTTCTTACTCGATTCGGGGTCAATTGTCCTGGCATCAGCGTACCTACGCGTACAGTGAGGCTCCGCTGGCGACGGTCGAAGTGCCCTTCAGGGCACCAAGCGATGCAGACCAATGGGCGCCCTTCCTAGAGACGCTGACCGATGCTGAAATGGAGAAAAAGATCCGCGATCAGGACCGCAACACCCGACGAATGCGTCGGCTGGCTAACACCTACACGTAA
- the LOC128739540 gene encoding uncharacterized protein LOC128739540, which yields MSDLSSDPESNPSFQTESESEYDSTWGEDKEHKEVDYTATAKEIICEDVNITTENALKLNSGYHNMLKVLRNKLEILLAHCQERQAEIEKQIDDYRNNRKPVTGKSRTSGYICGQPFFKDEDLYPGPHNDDYLYRKNVRKEFFPLDLFEVTDTNWTVKDKVNILKGVKQQIIEFIDMENRLKIKKIGNGLEAERLRREIVSLKTTEITDLWEKVKNFPKEYPNQKFEIDWMRISNVNISMRHSVEACMGIWNNYMIPGLVRDTWKAEEETLLLEAVEQHQRQDWEGIAKCVPGRSPYQCFVHYQTTFSDLAQIKHEKWTEEEDALLVKLVDENRIGTNIVWNKVVEKMPLRNKIQCYNRYMFTLMRPTKNTKFTQEEDCIIIAYVQQYGDDFRFIQPNLLPGRTNRQIWARYNQTLKYVNKHSGWTIEDDMRLMNFIKENLTDEGPRKISWAACSKVLGNHSRLSCRTRYYTIEKFLEKFPDATLDDVPRKDKKLSSSVTNENWVKTIIDIRNDPGGGEASANQPQEQPSSSGSKEHNKSRNHSTSKKERHFSSTLKCAFKKHLYEKMKYSFHYSMNDQSHAVENQRVFSNNRAIFMLLNCSATADHVDNCSQCLSASEASMIRNSLAVELNQGLVNFLRSAMYCYLFPPNYNTLLGLRGVVLNATYPEEPLVKSAKEVACESNDNNTDYKYALETFKERFKMLFTWTMLLVTQNPREADFKTENSNISYSQIKRFEIVNEPLEKQASLEQLSKLYKSPRLPRSKRRTKKSVERSTVCLDQLSIDNRPFDVSAVPTSSQICQPLVQEELPDANASGSIVIHQSELTAQVLVTSAEVETAYPLQYAILVSQPSCYDSQQINCSITNVEPVSATLEEVTFTDCTSTHVNPVTESTEPSPPLSVAMPQTDHLDLVAQITVIDPDNLPPAAPPPSSSFGFGAAQQHNNLEGCEEKSPLSSQSIAEPTQQAEPLLDKSGGETCVAAEVDCFQENDHGQLSRQDQQSYSPQLIEEPEQDHDIDEDNVDTTVSETCSLASESCSGKIFETGIAYVTTDENIVIEELDIKNACSSPKPDFTENYSIQSTTLELDEPLDLHISKVTEACDINSSQITESQEQTVELGTDPSLSSASVVEAVDQNVNVEPALIEVPKKTYSRTSKVKLPAPAANSTERFWRWTHLSETDEEEIELHRELWEKSDPIRLRFQPTQCDEVTEHKSEIIVIDDDEIVIKEELPEVEADAEIENKVESVEAALTDEAYLQQIIERADNIARITEAYKRNEHNVEVANHPLNSSSLPDDCLNSNVMDHPSSLIVQTPSQIFDEENNCFYYVDEIEEDTAHDYNIPVVEIPQMSIAYPRDSTLEDIVRHSLQKTYSVIPEFQPPRPYSSPNRDIEDQLNKHFVPTVSMQTADKGSKLTVRNITGLLSKAQKAEQCILDVPSPSVPRIRAPKRPPRNEVKPTQPKDKKKALCLLNDLYKRPRLPPSKIPVSTTTNVNYREAASSSATVHQLPVLTRTESDSTPPTKRRPSPQRLSGEVSSKKTKTSSSFERTSSEIILEPQHDEILQLGGETCNAVDIIDALHNMRERMKHEVFEEDEFPLSDEEETQLARAASSSSSVASSSQLRSKPSTSTATHRKINTIIKNTSGRPAMDVFFKVGGLTIKKIPHHK from the exons ATGTCTGATCTCAGTTCGGACCCAGAAAGCAATCCAAGCTTTCAGACAGAATCGGAGTCAGAATACGACTCTACATGGGGAGAG GATAAAGAGCACAAGGAGGTCGATTATACGGCCACTGCTAAAGAAATCATCTGCGAGGACGTAAACATTACAACTGAAAATGCGCTGAAATTAAATAGTGGTTACCATAACATGCTCAAGGTGCTGCGGAACAAGCTAGAAATACTGCTCGCCCATTGTCAGGAACGGCAGGCCGAAATTGAAAAGCAAATCGATGACTACCGGAACAATCGAAAGCCGGTCACTGGAAAGTCGCGAACTTCCGGTTACATTTGCGGACAACCGTTCTTCAAGGACGAAGACCTGTATCCCGGACCGCACAATGACGACTATCTGTATCGTAAGAATGTGCGAAAGGAATTTTTCCCGCTTGATTTGTTTGAGGTAACCGATACGAATTGGACGGTCAAAGATAAGGTTAATATTCTTAAGGGTGTCAAACAGCAGATTATCGAGTTTATCGATATGGAAAATCGATTAAAGATTAAAAAGATTGGTAATGGTTTGGAAGCGGAAAGGTTAAGGCGAGAGATAGTTTCTTTGAAAACTACAGAAATCACAGATCTGTGGGAGAAAGTAAAGAATTTTCCCAAGGAGTATCCTAATCAGAAATTTGAAATCGATTGGATGCGGATTTCGAACGTGAACATCAGCATGCGACATTCGGTGGAGGCTTGTATGGGAATCTGGAACAACTATATGATTCCAGGGTTGGTGCGAGATACTTGGAAAGCGGaagaagaaacactgttgctgGAAGCAGTAGAACAACACCAGCGACAGGACTGGGAAGGCATTGCAAAATGCGTTCCTGGGCGGTCGCCCTACCAATGCTTTGTACATTATCAAACTACTTTCTCTGATCTGGCACAAATTAAGCACGAAAAGTGGACAGAGGAAGAGGATGCACTGCTGGTGAAGTTAGTCGATGAAAATCGGATAGGAACTAACATTGTGTGGAATAAGGTGGTGGAAAAAATGCCACTGCGGAACAAAATTCAGTGCTATAATCGGTATATGTTTACGTTGATGCGCCCGACGAAGAACACCAAATTTACACAGGAAGAGGATTGCATAATAATTGCTTATGTCCAGCAGTATGGTGACGATTTTCGTTTCATTCAACCGAATCTGCTACCAGGGCGAACGAATCGTCAGATTTGGGCTCGCTACAACCAGACGTTGAAATACGTGAACAAGCATTCTGGCTGGACTATCGAGGACGATATGCGATTGATGAACTTTATTAAGGAAAACTTAACGGATGAAGGGCCGCGAAAAATATCCTGGGCAGCTTGTTCGAAAGTTTTGGGCAATCATTCCAGACTTAGCTGTCGAACACGGTATTACacaatagaaaaatttctggaaAAATTCCCAGATGCCACCTTAGATGATGTTCCTCGGAAAGACAAAAAACTATCATCTAGTGTAACGAACGAAAACTGGGTAAAAACTATTATCGATATTCGCAATGATCCTGGTGGAGGCGAAGCTTCAGCTAACCAACCACAAGAGCAACCATCTTCCAGTGGCTCGAAGGAACATAATAAATCGCGAAATCATTCAACGTCGAAAAAGGAACGTCATTTTTCTAGTACTTTGAAGTGTGCCTTCAAAAAACATTTATACGAGAAAATGAAGTACTCGTTTCACTATAGCATGAACGACCAAAGTCATGCTGTGGAAAACCAAAGAGTTTTTAGTAACAATAGGGCAATTTTCATGCTACTGAATTGTTCCGCCACAGCAGACCATGTAGATAATTGTTCACAATGCCTTTCTGCCTCGGAAGCTTCAATGATTCGTAATAGTCTTGCCGTAGAGCTCAACCAAGGTTTAGTTAATTTCTTAAGAAGTGCCATGTATTGCTATTTGTTTCCTCCCAATTATAACACACTGCTGGGTTTGCGAGGAGTGGTTTTGAACGCTACATATCCGGAGGAACCGCTCGTCAAAAGCGCAAAGGAAGTTGCTTGTGAAAGCAATGACAATAATACGGACTATAAGTATGCTTTGGAAACTTTCAAGGAGCGATTTAAGATGCTTTTTACTTGGACCATGTTGCTGGTTACACAGAATCCTCGAGAAGCcgattttaaaactgaaaattctAACATTTCTTATTCGCAAATTAAACGGTTTGAAATTGTGAATGAGCCCTTAGAAAAACAAGCGTCTCTAGAGCAGCTTTCCAAACTATATAAAAGTCCAAGATTACCCAGAAGTAAAAGACGTACAAAAAAGTCTGTAGAACGATCCACCGTCTGTTTGGATCAACTCAGTATCGATAATCGTCCTTTTGATGTAAGTGCTGTGCCCACTTCTAGTCAAATTTGTCAACCTCTAGTCCAGGAAGAATTACCTGATGCAAATGCCTCAGGTTCAATTGTTATCCATCAAAGCGAACTAACAGCCCAGGTGCTGGTAACATCTGCCGAAGTGGAAACAGCATATCCACTACAGTACGCCATTCTAGTCAGTCAGCCTTCGTGCTATGATTCCCAGCAAATAAATTGCAGTATTACGAATGTGGAACCGGTATCGGCCACTCTCGAAGAAGTCACATTCACCGACTGTACTTCTACACACGTGAATCCAGTAACAGAATCGACAGAACCTTCTCCTCCGCTATCTGTTGCCATGCCACAAACCGATCACCTTGATCTGGTTGCTCAAATAACCGTGATTGACCCCGACAATCTACCGCCAGCCGCACCTCCGCCGTCATCGTCGTTCGGCTTTGGAGCAGCACAGCAGCATAACAATCTGGAGGGTTGCGAAGAAAAATCGCCGCTATCTTCCCAGAGCATTGCAGAACCTACCCAGCAGGCCGAACCGCTGCTGGATAAATCCGGTGGTGAAACATGTGTCGCAGCTGAAGTTGATTGCTTTCAAGAGAACGATCACGGTCAACTGTCACGACAAGATCAGCAATCGTATTCGCCGCAACTTATTGAGGAACCGGAGCAGGATCATGATATCGACGAAG ATAATGTTGATACAACGGTATCGGAAACTTGCAGTTTAGCCTCAGAAAGTTGTTCCGGTAAAATCTTCGAAACCGGTATCGCTTATGTAACCACCGACGAAAATATCGTCATTGAAGAGTTGGACATAAAAAATGCCTGCAGCAGCCCTAAGCCAGATTTTACAGAAAACTATTCAATACAGTCCACCACTCTGGAGTTGGATGAACCATTAGATCTTCATATCTCTAAAGTTACAGAAGCTTGTGACATAAACTCGTCACAAATAACAGAATCTCAGGAACAGACGGTCGAGCTTGGTACGGATCCGTCGCTTTCGAGTGCCTCTGTAGTAGAAGCTGTAGATCAAAATGTGAATGTGGAACCTGCGTTAATAGAGGTTCCCAAAAAAACATATAGCCGAACGAGTAAAGTAAAATTACCAGCACCAGCAGCTAATAGTACTGAGCGATTTTGGCGATGGACACATTTGAGTGAAACAGATGAGGAAGAAATCGAATTGCATCGAGAATTGTGGGAAAAAAGTGATCCCATTCGGCTACGCTTTCAACCAACGCAATGCGATGAGGTTACTGAACATAAAAGTGAAATTATTGTGATTGACGACGATGAAATCGTCATCAAAGAAGAACTACCAGAAGTGGAAGCAGATGCGGAAATTGAAAACAAGGTGGAAAGTGTTGAAGCAGCCCTAACGGATGAGGCTTACCTCCAGCAAATCATTGAGAGAGCCGATAATATTGCACGCATCACAGAAGCTTATAAAAGGAATGAACACAACGTTGAGGTCGCTAATCATCCATTGAATTCCTCTTCCCTTCCAGATGATTGTTTAAATTCAAACGTAATGGACCACCCTAGCTCGCTTATCGTTCAAACACCATCGCAAATTTTCGACGAAGAAAACAATTGCTTCTACTATGTAGATGAGATAGAGGAAGATACCGCACACGATTACAACATACCGGTGGTTGAGATTCCACAAATGTCCATCGCATATCCGCGTGATTCGACGCTGGAAGATATTGTGCGTCACTCTTTGCAAAAAACTTATTCAGTGATTCCTGAATTTCAACCTCCTCGACCTTACTCGAGTCCAAATCGGGATATTGAGGACCAGTTGAACAAGCACTTCGTACCGACTGTGTCAATGCAAACAGCTGATAAAGGTTCCAAGCTAACAGTAAGAAACATCACAG GGTTACTGTCTAAAGCTCAGAAAGCTGAGCAATGCATACTGGATGTTCCTTCGCCTAGTGTGCCAAGAATCAGAGCACCAAAACGTCCACCTCGAAATGAAGTCAAACCCACACAGCCGAAGGATAAGAAGAAAGCTCTTTGCTTGCTAAACGATCTCTACAAAAGACCCCGTCTACCGCCTAGTAAGATTCCAGTATCGACAACAACAAACGTAAATTACAGAGAAGCAGCAAGCAGCTCCGCAACTGTTCATCAACTCCCCGTACTAACCCGTACTGAAAGTGACTCTACCCCACCGACCAAAAGACGTCCATCACCGCAGCGATTATCAGGGGAAGTAAGCTCAAAGAAAACCAAAACGAGTAGTTCGTTTGAGCGTACTTCCAGTGAAATTATACTAGAACCACAACATGACGAAATCTTGCAACTGGGCGGGGAAACCTGTAACGCCGTCGATATCATTGACGCACTGCACAACATGCGCGAACGAATGAAGCATGAAGTTTTTGAAGAAGACGAGTTTCCCCTTTCCGATGAGGAGGAAACCCAATTAGCTCGTGCAGCTAGCAGTTCTAGCAGCGTTGCGTCTTCTTCACAATTGCGCAGCAAACCATCCACCAGCACTGCAACCCACCGGAAGATCAATACCATTATCAAAAACACCTCCGGTCGGCCCGCTATGGATGTGTTCTTTAAAGTGGGTGGTCTTACCATTAAGAAGATACCGCATCATAAGTGa
- the LOC128744203 gene encoding uncharacterized protein LOC128744203 has product MKELSDLLREIKQCTENEDKMEFCEDFAKQQTIFNHANQFVRTFDRIVYHGGNEPYIIEIVARLVKYLRIRRYLNEDNKPIRECDNQLRKITLFMVLNTDVSYKFDLSKDTKICHVLNTIPQLTKCLLINCIWGASLDAYFYEIIRYSPQWFMMQFIDQAVTSLKFSKPFEILERVEAMVNAIYYSICRTDYDWKSVDRNRFVEQQRILAKLFDFLMELLRFFNTPDMSKFERWSRLRMHRYYGFALKHMFSVVLHCFDLYLNRGLFEVDENMSIYQIMGEKHTAKKEIPEAYSHGTDSYLMKINNCLLNTLQTCVMEVTIDSFMYWVEIDIVTEAGEKCSLQQLVGESAFKLMETLKDNKLFQHNVLKQLPSIALRPKSQAEKAMELPMRVLMEKIETTKDIFERRLFFTEFIRRGDQVFGNAECLNLIEQNLDLVSGDNVRKMVEYDNRPTEEDEMEEDDPSEETLKLKLLILQAVDNLLPEEAITLIKFMIATYGLEYNQYRTPDLIGQIVEFTNRFSSISHQLGEDDSLIPMRLIFQCPSLFYDRLTRSLHESSFNNANYIYAITRVISSTKPLSVPYLNAQVRTLLSNEFDVTKSASLTVFILKLYERDLFERNHFLQGYLLQGADEAFLKSNFKALVEVLSIMQLVVEKNLNGFKLDTLKQVVLKLAELSEKLRFDVTQLQPEHPQGVERIFLLDKMLKIIVGPVRMLRALKEESKLRFKEQTLRFAPITKFYFQRTFADLSAGKTVQDFAKFLYQGDIDENTPKVHVRLFLSKTLVQCTSAEAERLARDPLLLPHISDAVLIILVLLTEQERHYECLKSCLSNYLNIIQKHLLPPLLATEATNVTPTATHETTIEQLPAVNPAEQRAAIVRSLVKLIVKLPDLSRDRLLVALSFGLSEIVRQLRLADPTLDVCDIEKVLKLDQLKQHYPNHYGHLQQNGSKESESSTESTAMVTE; this is encoded by the exons ATGAAAGAGTTGTCCGATCTACTGCGCGAGATTAAACAGTGTACCGAGAACGAGGACAAAATGGAGTTCTGTGAAGATTTCGCCAAACAGCAGACCATATTCAACCACGCAAATCAATTCGTTCGTACGTTTGATCGGATCGTGTATCACGGCG GAAATGAGCCGTACATCATCGAAATTGTTGCCCGGTTGGTGAAGTATTTACGTATTCGGCGATATCTGAATGAGGATAACAAACCGATCCGAGAATGTGACAATCAGTTGCGTAAAATTACCCTGTTTATGGTGTTGAACACGGATGTTAGCTACAAGTTCGATTTGTCTAAAGACACCAAGATTTGTCATGTTTTGAACACTATTCCTCAGTTAACCAAGTGTTTGCTCATAAATTGTATTTGGGGTGCAAGTTTGGATGCGTATTTCTACGAAATAATCCGGTACAGTCCGCAATGGTTCATGATGCAGTTCATTGATCAGGCAGTAACCAGCTTGAAATTCTCCAAACCCTTCGAAATCCTAGAGCGAGTTGAAGCAATGGTTAATGCAATCTATTACAGCATCTGTAGGACGGATTATGATTGGAAGTCCGTGGATCGGAATCGATTCGTCGAACAGCAACGGATCCTTGCGAAGCTGTTTGATTTCTTGATGGAACTGTTAAGGTTTTTCAACACACCGGATATGAGCAAGTTCGAGCGATGGTCCAGACTGCGAATGCATCGGTACTATGGGTTTGCTTTGAAGCACATGTTCAGCGTTGTGCTGCATTGTTTCGATCTGTACCTTAATCGGGGCCTCTTCGAGGTGGATGAAAATATGAGCATTTATCAAATTATGGGTGAGAAGCACACTGCGAAAAAAGAGATTCCTGAAGCGTATTCACACGGGACGGATTCTTACCTTATGAAGATCAACAACTGTTTGCTGAACACGTTGCAAACTTGCGTAATGGAGGTCACAATCGACAGTTTCATGTATTGGGTTGAGATTGATATCGTCACGGAAGCAGGagagaaatgcagtttacagcAGTTGGTTGGAGAGTCGGCTTTTAAACTGATGGAAACGCTTAAGGATAATAAATTGTTCCAGCACAACGTACTGAAGCAGTTGCCTTCGATTGCACTGCGTCCCAAGTCGCAGGCGGAAAAGGCTATGGAACTGCCGATGCGTGTCTTGATGGAGAAAATCGAAACAACGAAGGATATTTTCGAGCGGAGATTATTCTTCACTGAGTTCATCCGAAGAGGAGACCAGGTGTTCGGCAATGCCGAATGTTTGAACTTGATTGAGCAAAATTTGGATCTAGTTTCGGGAGACAATGTGCGAAAGATGGTTGAGTATGATAATCGACCGACGGAGGAAGACGAAATGGAAGAAGACGATCCATCGGAAGAGACCTTAAAATTAAAGCTTTTGATACTACAGGCCGTAGATAATTTGCTACCGGAAGAAGCGATTACCTTGATTAAGTTTATGATTGCTACCTACGGATTAGAGTACAATCAATATCGAACCCCGGATTTAATCGGACAGATCGTCGAATTCACGAATAGATTCAGCTCGATTTCTCATCAGCTAGGTGAGGACGATTCGCTTATCCCAATGCGATTAATATTCCAATGCCCCTCGTTGTTCTACGATCGTCTCACACGATCTCTTCACGAGTCTAGTTTCAATAATGCCAATTACATTTATGCCATTACGCGAGTAATCAGCAGCACAAAACCACTGTCGGTGCCCTACCTTAACGCCCAGGTGCGCACGCTGCTGTCAAACGAGTTCGATGTAACGAAGTCCGCTTCGCTAACCGTGTTCATTCTCAAACTGTACGAACGAGACCTATTCGAGCGGAACCACTTCCTGCAGGGCTATTTGTTACAGGGCGCCGACGAAGCCTTCCTCAAATCGAACTTCAAGGCCCTGGTGGAGGTTCTCAGCATCATGCAGCTCGTCGTGGAGAAGAATCTCAACGGGTTCAAGTTAGACACGTTAAAACAGGTGGTCCTCAAGCTGGCCGAACTGTCGGAGAAGCTGCGCTTCGACGTCACCCAGTTGCAGCCTGAGCACCCGCAGGGTGTGGAACGTATCTTTCTATTGGACAAAATGCTCAAGATAATCGTGGGGCCGGTGCGAATGCTACGAGCTTTGAAAGAGGAAT CTAAACTTCGTTTCAAAGAGCAAACGTTGCGCTTTGCTCCCATCACTAAGTTTTACTTTCAACGGACCTTCGCGGACCTTTCTGCCGGCAAAACCGTACAAGATTTTGCCAAATTCCTTTATCAGGGTGATATAGACGAGAACACGCCAAAAGTGCACGTTCGACTATTTCTGTCTAAG ACGCTGGTCCAGTGCACAAGCGCTGAAGCAGAAAGGTTAGCAAGGGATCCACTTTTACTGCCACATATCAGCGATGCAGTGCTCATTATTTTGGTGCTTTTGACGGAACAAGAGCGACACTATGAGTGTCTCAAGAGTTGCCTTTCCAATTATCTCAACATAATCCAG AAACACCTTCTACCACCGTTGCTTGCGACGGAAGCAACAAATGTGACCCCCACCGCCACACACGAGACAACAATCGAACAGCTGCCGGCGGTAAACCCGGCTGAACAGCGAGCCGCTATAGTCCGATCACTGGTGAAGCTAATCGTTAAACTACCGGATTTGTCACGCGATCGACTGCTCGTCGCTCTTTCGTTCGGTCTGTCGGAGATTGTGCGACAACTTCGTCTCGCCGATCCCACCTTGGATGTCTGTGACATCGAAAAGGTACTGAAACTGGACCAGTTGAAGCAGCACTATCCGAATCATTACGGCCATCTGCAGCAAAACGGGTCCAAAGAGAGTGAATCGTCGACTGAGTCCACAGCAATGGTAACAGAGTAA
- the LOC128744217 gene encoding calcineurin-binding protein cabin-1-like, giving the protein MLRICALNEESDDSCSSDDSQTAESKPDEETSVMTEYLDALRFKDQNQLEHALAIFLKLLDVEMLKNISDSGSKLYMIKYNSHRNIGLIYKDKGDSNLAIEHLSKAVEMDETDVHTVYCLGKLAFGSGRVHIAKICYEKCVERNPDHWPSIEGLLQVFCVTGNVIEAFSWAMHCYKKDSTYPGALNVLAEIKTHFFSTVPFLEELFDVVVRKDEMFSKCAVSSKRSYFHSRMMDIS; this is encoded by the exons ATGTTACGGATTTGTGCATTGAATGAAGAATCAGACGATAGCTGCAGCAGTGATGATTCCCAAACCGCAGAATCGAAACCCGATGAG GAAACTAGCGTCATGACTGAGTACCTGGATGCGCTAAGATTTAAAGACCAAAATCAGCTGGAACATGCCTTGgctatatttttgaaattactcGATGTCGAAATGCTAAAAAAC ATAAGTGACTCCGGCAGCAAGCTATACatgataaaatataacagtcaCCGTAATATCGGATTAATCTATAAGGACAAAGGAGATTCAAATTTGGCAATCGAACATCTGAGTAAAGCAGTGGAGATGGACGAAACAGACGTTCATACTGTGTATTGCCTGGGAAAGCTGGCTTTTGGTTCCGGACGGGTACACATAGCAAAAATATGCTACGAAAAATGTGTTGAACGAAATCCAGATCATTGGCCGAGCATAGAAGGGTTGCTTCAGGTGTTCTGTGTCACTGGTAACGTTATAGAGGCTTTCTCCTGGGCCATGCATTGCTACAAGAAGGACAGCACGTACCCGGGAGCTCTCAACGTGCTAGCGGAAATCAAGACACATTTCTTCTCTACGGTGCCTTTTTTGGAGGAACTGTTCGACGTTGTAGTGCGAAAGGATGAAATGTTTAGCAAATGTGCGGTATCTTCAAAAAGGAGTTATTTTCATTCTAGAATGATGGATATTTCATAA